In the Desulfuromonas sp. DDH964 genome, GCAGATAGACCTCGGCCACGGCAAGACTCAGGAAGCTGGAACCGGGGTCGAGTTTCCGTGCCTTTTCAAGCGCCGCCAGTGAGCCGTCCAGGTCCCCGTCGGTCGCCAGCAGATTGGCGAGGCTGAAATAGTAAAAGGCGGTTCCGGCAGGGCGATCGGCCAGGCTGGAGGGAATTTCCACCACGGCTGAAGGTGCGGCCTGGTCGATAGGTCCCGGCTTGAAACCGGACCACCCGCACCCCCCGAGCAGGAGGACGAGGACGAGACCGAAGTGCCGGAAAGAGCGGAGTGGATTCACGGCGGGCAAGAACTCCAGGTGGCGGGGGAAAATCGTTCCGGGTCAAACATTTGCCGGCTGCTGCCAACTGCCGCATGAAATTATCACACCCCCCCGGCAGCGTCAATCGCCTTGCCGCCGTTCCGGCCACTTTACAGGAGCGATGGACGTGATAATGTTTCATGTAAAAACGCTGGGTTAGAGTTTATGGCCAGGTCTGGCGAGGAAGGGAAACCGATGGAGGAAGCGGAACTGCATCAGCAGCTGCTGAGCCGGGAAGCCTGGCCGGGGAGCCGGGGCCGGGTCGTGTGCCGGGAGACCCATGCCTCCCGCGTCTATCTCGTCGGCGACCACGTCTACAAGGTCAAGAAACCGGTCAATTTTGGCTTCCTCGACTTTTCCACCCTGGAGAAAAGAATTCACTTCTGCACCGAAGAGGTCCGCCTCAACGACCGCTTCGCTCCTGGCACCTACCTTGGCGTAGGCGAGTTGCGCCTCGCCGCGGGCCGGGTGCAGCTTGGCGGGGCCGGGGAACGCGTCGAAGTGGCAGTGATCATGCGCCGTTTGCCCCGGGCCCGCATGCTGGAACACCTGATCGCGCGCAATGCGAGCGAACTGCCGGCGGCCATCGAATTGGTGGGGAAGCGTATCGCCCATCTGCATGAAACCTCTCCCGTCGCGCGCGGGCCGGCAACGGCCGACCGCAACCAGGTCAGGGCCAACTGGGAAGAAAATTTTCGTCAGAGCGAGCCCTTCATTCCCGCCCTCCTCTCAGAGCGCGCGGCAACCTTGGCACGCCGCTATGTCGCGGACTTTTTCCGCGAGAACGGCGCTCTCCTCGTCAATCGGGCCAAAGCGGGCTTCGTTCGTGACGGCCACGGCGATCTGCACAGCGCCCACATCTGCCTGACCCGACCGATCCGGATCTTCGATTGCATCGAATTCAACCCCCGCTTTCGCATTGCCGACACGAGCGCGGATCTCTCCTTCCTGCTCATGGACCTCGAATTTCTCGGCCGTCATGACCTGGCCGCAGCCCTCCTCGCCGGATACCGCAAGGGGGGTGGTCCCGACCCCGGCCCGCGGCCGCTGGTGACCTTTTACAAGGTCTATCGTGCCTGGGTGAGGGGCAAGGTCGACGGCCTGCTGGCGACGGCGCCCGCGGCCGAGGGCCGGGCCCGGGAAGGGGGCGCAACCCTGGCCCGCCGCTATTTCAACCTCGCCCTCGGCTACCTCGCTCCCCGCCGCCTGTTGTTGACCTGCGGCCTGATGGGAAGCGGGAAATCGACCCTGGCCGGGACCCTCGCCCGCAGTCTCGGGGCGAAGGTCTTTCGCTCCGATCTGGTGCGCAAGGAGCTCGCCGGCACCATTGGTGAGGAGACGGCCGCCCTCCCCTTCGGCGCCGGGATATACGGGCGGGAAATGACCCGCGCCACCTACCAACGCCTCTTCGACCTGGCAACGGAATCGGCCCAAGAAGGAACTGTGATCATCGATGCCGCCTTTACCGACGGGGAAGCACGGCGGGATTTTCTCGCCCGGGCCGCCGCCCGGGGGCTCGCCCCCCTCCTGCTCTACTGCCACTGCCCGGAGCCGGAAGCCCGGCGGCGTCTGGTTGCACGCCAGCAGCAGGGGGAAGACCCTTCGGACGGGCGCCCTGAGCTCTATAGCCGTCAGGCCGCCGGGTTTGCCGCACCGACGGCGGCGGAGCCGTGCATTACGGTCGACACCACCCGGGATGTCGACTATAATGTGCAACTCGTCATCTGCCAGCTCCTCGATGGCACCGACCCCAGGTAGCAACGGCAGCTAACACCTGGCCTCAATCCTTTCGGGACGCTGAAATGGGCGATCACTCCGACAACCAACCGCGCCTGCGGGAAGCATGGGTCCTCTTCTTCATTCTCGGGGTCGTCATGCTCAACTACCCCTTCCTGCAAATCTTCAACAAGACGACCACCTTCTTTGGCATTCCCCTGCTGATACTCTACTTTCTCCTCGGCTGGCCCGCGTCGATCCTGGTCATCTATCTCTTTTCCCGTTCCCTCCCCCGGCGCCCCAGGAACCAGCCGGCGGATAAGCAGGACCCGGGAGGGAGCGAATGATCCCGGTCTGGCTGCTTGCCATTACCTCGCTCCTCTATTTCGGTCTCCTCTTCGGGGTCGCCTACTATGCCGACCAGCGCCGGGCTGCCGGCCGCAGCCTGATCTCCAATGCCCACACCTACAGCCTCTCACTGGCCGTTTATGCAACTTCCTGGACCTTCTACGGCAGTGTCGGCCGCGCCGCGACCAGCGGCCTCGACTTCCTCCCGGTCTATCTCGGTCCGACCCTGATTGCCTTCTCCTGGTGGTTTTTGCTGCGCAAGATGGTTCGGGTCAGCAAGGAACAGAACCTCGTCAGCATCGCCGACTTCATCTCCAGCCGTTACGGGAAATCGGCCACCCTGGGCGCCGTGGTGACAGTCTTCGCCGTCCTTGGCATCATGCCCTACATCGCCCTGCAGCTGAAGGCGGTGGCCCATACCTTCGACCTTTTGTCCAATCCTCTCGCCGGTCCCGGGAAGTCACTGCACCAGCTGCCGAACCTCGGTTTCCGCTTCGATACGGCCCTGGTCGTTGCCCTGATCCTGGCCCTTTTCGGCGTCCTCTTCGGCGCCCGCAATCTCGACGCTTCCGAGCGGCACGAGGGGCTGGTCGCGGCAATTGCCCTCGAATCGCTGGTCAAGATCGTCGCCTTCGTCGGCGTCGGCATTTTTGTTACCTTCGTCATGTTTGACGGTTTCGGTGACATTTTCACCGACTTTATGAGCCGTTTTCCGGACCGCCAGGACCTGCTCCTGATCAACAGCGGCGACAACAGCTACGCTCACTGGGTTTCCCTGACCTTCATCTCGATGATGGCGGTGATGTTCCTCCCCCGCCAGTTTCACATCATGGTCATTGAAAACTCCGATGAGGAGCATATCAAGAGTGCCATGTGGCGTTTTCCGGCCTACATGTTCCTGATGAACCTCTTCGTCATTCCCATCGCCCTCGCCGGCCTGCTGATGTACAACGGCGACACCCAGGGCGCCGACTACTTCGTTCTGACCCTGCCGCTCCAGTTCGGCCAGCCCTGGCTTGCCCTCCTCGTCTTCATCGGCGGCTTTTCCGCCTCGGCCGGGATGGTCATGGTCTCTTCGGTCGCTCTGGCGACCATGGTCCTCAACCACCTGGTCATGCCGCTGATCATCCGCATGAAGATCGAGGCCGCGGACATCTCCGGCCTGCTGATCATTATCAAGCGCCTCGCCATTATCGCCGTGATCTTTCTCGGCTACCTCTACTACTGGCTGCTCGGCGAATCCTACGCCCTGGTCAACATCGGCCTGATCTCCTTCATGGCCGCAACCCAGTTTGCACCGGGCCTGATCGGCGGCCTCTACTGGCGCCATGCCACCCGTGGCGGCGCCCTGACCGGGCTGATTCTCGGTTTCATCCTCTGGTTCTATACCCTGCTCGTTCCCTCCTTCGTCCGTTCCGGCTGGCTCGACCATTCGATTCTCGACCAGGGGCTGTTCGGGATTTCCTTTCTGCGCCCGCTCGAACTCTTCGGACTGACCGGTTTCGACATCTGGACCCACGCCCTCTTCTGGACCCTCCTCTTCAATGTCGGCGCCTTTCTCGCCATCTCCCTCCTCTCCGCAACCTCCCGTGCCGAGGCGGAGCAGGCGATCAAGTTCGTCGACGTTTTCGTCCCCCAGCGGGCACCGCTGCAGCGGGAGAGGATCAGCAAAGCCCCCTCGGTGATGGAATTCGTCGAACTGATGACCAAGTTCATCGGGGAAAAGCAGGCCCACACCGCCATCAGCCAGTACCTGGGAAATCGGGAGATCGACGAGCGGGGGAGCCTTTCCGAATACGAGCTGCCGAACCTCAAGCGTTTTACCGAACGGACCCTGGCCGGTTCCGTCGGCGCCGCCCCCGCCCGCATCATTATCGAAAACTACCTGGCGACCCGCGGCAGCCGCATGGAGGATGTTTTCGATATTTTCGGCTCGGTCACCTTAAGCCGCACTTCGAGCCGTGAGCAGCTCGGGGTCCTTTACGAATCGGCCCGCCTGGTCGCGAGCGGCGCCAATCTCCAGTCAATCCTCGACGACATCCTCCAGTTGCTGCAGCAGCAGTTCAAGTTTGACCTCGGCGTGATCCGCATTCTCGACGACGACCGCAACACCCTGGTGGTACAAAGCCAGGTCGGCATGAGCAGCGAGCATCTCGGCGAATCGGAACGGGACCTCAACATGGAGACCTATATCGGCGCCACCTACCTCACCAATTCGACGACGGTGGTCAATGATACCGACTTTATGGACAAGGCCTTTTCCGCGGTGATCATCCACCGCGAGGGGATCAAGTCCTTCGCCCACACCCCCATCGTCATCGAGGGACAGCCGATCGGCGTCCTGTCGGCCTTCTCCCGCACCTCCAAGGGGATGCTGACGGAAGAATTCATCGCCCTGTTCGAGAACCTCGCCGGGCTGATCGGCGTTGCCTGGCGCAACGCCCGGCAGACCGCCGGCCTGATTGCCGCCCGGGAACAGGAACGGGAACTGCAGATCGCCAAGAATATCCAGGTCAGCCTCCTCCCCGACCATACGCCCGATTTCCCCGGTATCAAGCTGGCCGGAATCTGTGTGCCCGCCAGCCAGGTCGGCGGCGACTACTACGACTTCCTCCCCCGTACTGACGGCCGAATCGACCTGGTTATCGCCGACGTCTCCGGCCACAACGTTGGCGCCGCCCTGATCATGGCCGAAACGCGCACCTTCATTCATGCCCGCACCACCGATTTTGGCGAGGTCCACCGGGTCATGGAAGAACTCAACGAGTTCTTTTACGCCGATCTCACCCGGGCGGAACTCTTCATCACCATGTTCTACTGCTCCTTCCACCCGGAGACCCACCGCCTGACCTACGCCAGCGCCGGTCACAACCGGCCGCTCCTCTGGCGCAGCAGCCGCGGCGCCTGCGATCGGCTCGATGCCGAGGGGATGATCTTCGGCATCAAGCGCCAGATTGTTTTCGAAGAAGAAGCCACCGACCTCGCGCCAGGAGATATACTCTTTCTGTACACCGACGGCGTGACCGAGGCGATGCATCCAGATTCGGGAGAACTTTTCGGCGAAGAACGCCTCTGTGAACTCCTGGCGGGTCTCAAGGACCTCCCCCCGGAGGGAATCATCGAGGAGGTTCTGCGCCAGGTCCGAACCTTCACCGGCCTGCACAGTTTCCAGGATGACGTTTCCCTGATCGTGATGAAGGTGGAGTAAGGGACGGGGGACGGGGAATATCTTTTGACCATTCCCGTTCCGCATCCCGCGTCCCTCTCCCTCCCCTTTCTCCTGTTGCCGGGCGCATCGTTGTGTTATCTTTTACAAAACCATCCAGAGGGAGGAGTCGGGATGAATCTCAATATTGAGGAACAGGGGCAGGTGGTACGGATCGATATCAGGGAGGAACGCCTCGACGCTCACAATAGCGGCGAATTGAAGGCGGAGATGCTCAAGCTCTTTGACGAGGGGAAAAGCAGTATCGTCATCGACCTCAAGGATGTGCGCTTCGTCGATTCATCGGGCCTGGGCTCTCTCGTCTCCGGCTTCAAGAATGCAAGCGCGCGCAACGGTAATCTCAAACTGTGTGGCCTGCAACCGCAGGTCAAATCGATGTTCGAATTGACCAGGCTGCATCGGGTCTTCGAAATTTTCCCGGCGGCCGATGAGGCGCTGGCCAGTTTCTGACCAATCCTTCTGTCAGGCCGGGGGCAGAAGACAAGGATAGTCTGGCAACGAACGGTTCCCATGAAAAAGTTCGGCTGGTTGTTGCAGGGGAAAAGGCAGAGGGTCGAAAACGATGGCGGAAAACATCGAGGTCGATATCAAGGTGCCGAACCAGACCCGTTACCTGGGCCTGATCGGCAAGATTGGCGAGGATATCGCCCGAACCCTGAAACGTTATCGGGGGGACCGGGAAGAGTTGGCTTACCAGATGAATCTGGTGCTGACGGAAGCCATGACCAACGCCATCCGCCATGCCAACGAGGATGACCCGGCACGGGAAGTCCATATCACCATCAGCATTCTCAACCGCACCCTCTCGATCAAAGTCTATGACCAGGGGCAGGGATTCGACGTGACAACCCTGCCCAGCCCTGACTTCAAGGGGCTTAACGAACATGGCCGGGGGGTCTACATTATCCGCTCAATCATGGATACGGTCTCCTACCGCCGGCATAATGGTGGCCATGTCCTGGAAATGACCAAACTCCTCCAGTAACCTCCCCTGCCCCGGCCGACCTCAAGCGCCAGGCAATACCCCCTCCGACTGCAGCAGCTCCACCAGCTCCCGATGGGCATTGATACGCACCCCTTCCCCTTCATTTTCCCCATCCGGTTTGTAGCCGACAAAACGGATTCCCGCCGCCGCTGCCGCCTGGCGGTCGAGTTCGGAGTCACCGACAAAGAGAAGCTCCTCCGTTGCCAGCCCGAGACGCCGGGCGGCGAGGTGCAGCATATCGGGCGCCGGTTTTGGCCGCGGCACATCCCGGCTGGTGATCACCACCTGGAAGAACTGGCCCAGGGAAAAATGGGAAAGGATCTCGCTCATGCTGTTGCCGCGGTTGGTCGCCACAGCGAGAGGCAAAAAGGTGGAAAGCGTAGCAAGAGCCTCGACCAGGCCCGGTTCGGGGGACATGTGGGGAATGAATTGCCGGTAGTCGAGTCCCTGCGCCACTACCATTGCCGATGTGACCCGGTCCGCTCCGAGCAGGGCGCTGAAGACCTCGGGACTGGCGGCGGTATGGCAGATCCGGGCGAGTTCCCGGTCCGCGGCCGAGACCGGCGCTGCGTCAAAACTTTTCAGCACGCTGTTGTAATAAGCGAGGTTGGCAGCGCGACTTTCGAAAAGAACCCCGTCGCAGTCGTAGATAATCCCCCGTACCGGTTTCATCCGGCGCCTCCCCGTTGTTTCCCGAGCCAGAGAAGTCCGACCAGGCCGCCAATTATCATTGGCAGTGAGAGAAGTTGCCCCATGGTCGCCCCCCCCCACAAGAACCCGAGCTGGGCGTCAGGCTGCCGAAAAAACTCGACCAGGAAACGGAAGGCCCCGTAGCCAAGGAAAAAGCTGGCCATGGGAATTCCGGGGCGAACCTGGCGACGGTGCAGATACCAGAGAATAAGCCAGAGCAGGGGGCCTTCCAGGACCGCCTCGTAGAGCTGGCTGGGGTGACGCGGCAGGGGGCCGGCGCCGGGAAAGACCATCGTCCAGGGGAGATCGCTCACCCGCCCCCAGAGTTCACCATTGATGAAATTGCCGATCCGTCCGAGACCGAGCCCGATCGGGGTCGCGGCGGCAACGATATCGCCCACCAGCAACGGTGGCAATTTCCGGCGCATACAGAAAATGGCGAGAGCGGTCACCACGCCGATCATCCCGCCGTGGAAACTCATCCCTCCTTCCCAGATGCGGAAGATCTGCAGGGGGTGGCGAAAATAGAACTCGGCGTTATAGAAGAGGGTATAGCCAAGACGCCCGCCGAGAATGACCCCGCAGACCCCCCAGAAGAGCAGGTCCGACAGCTGGTCGTCCCCCAGCTGCAGGTTGCGGCGCCGGGCCAGGTAGCGGATATTGAAGTAACTGCCGACAAAACCGAGCAGATACATCATGCCGTACCAGCGTACGGCGAGGGGGCCGAGGCGGAAGATAATCGGGTCGATCTGTGGATAAGGGATCATGGTCAATCTTTCCTCGTCAGAGCGTCAGGAGAGTGCCAGGTTTTCGATCGCTTCGCCGCTGCGAAGGTGCTCGAGAACGGCCGCCATATCCGCCGGCAGCGGCGCCTCAAGAGCCAGCAGCTTTCCGGTTAGCGGATGCGGCAGGGTGAGACGGAACGCGTGGAGCATCTGGCGCCGGGGCTCCCCGCTCGCCTTACCGTAAAGGCGGTCGCCGAGGAGGGGATGGCCGGCTTCGGCGAAGTGAACCCGGATCTGGTGGGTGCGCCCGGTAAGGATTTCGACCTCGACCAGGGTCGCGCTGGGAAAACGTTCCAGGACCCGGAACCGGGTTACGGCTTCTTTGCCCCCCCGGGGGACGGAACTGACCCGGTTGCCGTGGCGGCTGCGGGCAAGATAGCTGCAGAATTCCCCGCTGTCGGCGGCGACAACGCCCTGAACCAGGGCCAGGTAGATTTTTTCAACCCGGTGCGCGGTGAAGCAGGCGGTCAGTTCCTTGTGGGCACGGGGATGAATGGAGAAGATCATGACGCCGGAGGTCTCACGGTCGAGACGTTGCACCATGCCGAGGGAGGGACGGTCAAGGGGACGAAAAGGGTTGTGCAGAAAATCGAGGAGCGCCGCGTACAGGGTCCCGCGGTAACGGGCCGGCGTCGGCTGGGTTTCGATTCCGGCGGGCTTGGCCACTGCAAGGAGCCATTGATCCCGGAACAGGAGATGACGCTCTCCGAGGATGAAGGGCTCCAGGGGAGCCTCATCCCGGAATAGTTCGATTTTTTGACCGGCCTGCAAAAGCTGCCCGCACTTGCGCACCCGCCGCCCTTCGAGGTGTACCCCCCCCAGTTCCACCAGTTTGCGCGCCAGGGTGCGGGAGAGCTCCCCGTGCCGCAGGGCGAGAAGTTGGTCGAGGCGCAGCCCGGAGTCTTCGGCCGCTACGGTATGCCGCCAGATTTCAGCGCCCACCGCGCCCCCGGTTTAGGTCAATGCCAGAGTGGCGGGAGGAACTGCAGCCAACCCATTTTTTCGACAAAATGCGAGATAAGCATTTTCTCATTTTTTGCATTGACAGCCCATTTTCACCTGTTAGCATGAAACTACAAACGGCTCTTTGAATTCTCTGGGATGCATGACATGCGGCTCAGGCTGTAACCAACACACAGTTTGCGCGCCCCTGGTCAAAGTCGTGGTGAGCCAGCCTGCCACCGAGCAGGACGCCTGAAGCGATTTTCAAGGATAGCGCTAATTTCCCCAAGGTTCCACTCTGAAGCAGCGGCCGGCATCCCGGAGAGACAGACAGGCAATTGGCAGACGCAATTGGAATCACGATGCCGGCTGAGAAGACCTTTGCGGCACCGAACCATCCTCCCGCGTTGCCAGTTGCCTTACCAAAACCAAGGGCCCCGTTGAAACAACGGGGCCCTTGGTCGTTCCAACCGGCAACAGGTCGACCTGGAAACACTCAGGCTTCGCCGACGTTGACCCGGGCGCGCAACTCCTTCCCGGTCTTGAAAAAGGGCGTCTTTTTGGAAGGGATCCTCACCACCTCGCCGCTCTTCGGGTTCCGCGCTTCACGGGCATCCCGTTCGCGTATGGTAAAAGAACCGAAGCCGCGAATTTCGACGCGATCCCCCCCTACCAGCGCGTTGCCGATGCTGTCGAAAATGGTATTGACGACCATCTCCGCTTCTTTCCGGTTCAAGGCCGCAGCATTGACGGAAAGTTGTTCGATCAATTCACTTTTGGTCATTACCTGACACCTCCTAATTCGAGTGGGTCCAGAGATATTGCAAACCGGGCGACATCGCCCCGGTGAGTCCTTTTGCAAAGCGGGTGGTCGTCTCCTCCACCAGGTAATCGAGAAACGCCGGTTTCTTTTGCGGGGGATAGAGCAGGCGCGGTTCGCCCTCCAGGCCGGCGAGTTGACCAGCGACAGCAACGGCATCCTGAAAGTTTCCCAGTTCGTCCACCAACCCCTGGGCAAGAGCCTGGCGGCCACTGAAAATCCTGCCGTCGGCGAGGGCCTTCACCTGGTCGAGGGGGAGCTTGCGGGAATGGGCGATCTGGTTGACAAACTGATCGTAGACATCGTCAATCATCCCCTGCAGAATCGCCCGGTCGGCCGGCGTCATGGTGCGCGTCGGGGAACCGATATCCTTGTGCGCCCCGCTCTTGACCACTTCACTGCGCAACCCGACTTTTCCCAACAGTTCTTCGATGTTGGCAAACTCCATGATGACGCCGATACTGCCGGTAATGGTCCCGGGATTGGCGAGGATCCGCGTCGCCGGCGCCGCAATATAGTAACCACCCGAAGCGGCCACCGACCCCATCGATACCACGACCGGTTTGACGGCGGCCAGTTTGCCGACCTCTTCGCATATTTCCTGGGAAGGACCGACGCCACCGCCGGGCGAATCGACCCGCAGAACGACCGCCTTCACCGACTCGTTATTGCGGAAATCGACAATCTGCCGGGTCAGTTCCCGGGAATCGGCAATTACCCCGAGCACCTCGATAACCCCGACCTTATCGCCAAGGGCGAGACCGGACGCTGGCCCACGCAGCCCGGAGACCGCGACAATCAGGAACAGAAAAAAAAGAAAGATGGCACCAAGAGTCAACAGGGCCAT is a window encoding:
- the sppA gene encoding signal peptide peptidase SppA, with the translated sequence MKKRPFLMALLTLGAIFLFFLFLIVAVSGLRGPASGLALGDKVGVIEVLGVIADSRELTRQIVDFRNNESVKAVVLRVDSPGGGVGPSQEICEEVGKLAAVKPVVVSMGSVAASGGYYIAAPATRILANPGTITGSIGVIMEFANIEELLGKVGLRSEVVKSGAHKDIGSPTRTMTPADRAILQGMIDDVYDQFVNQIAHSRKLPLDQVKALADGRIFSGRQALAQGLVDELGNFQDAVAVAGQLAGLEGEPRLLYPPQKKPAFLDYLVEETTTRFAKGLTGAMSPGLQYLWTHSN
- a CDS encoding RluA family pseudouridine synthase: MGAEIWRHTVAAEDSGLRLDQLLALRHGELSRTLARKLVELGGVHLEGRRVRKCGQLLQAGQKIELFRDEAPLEPFILGERHLLFRDQWLLAVAKPAGIETQPTPARYRGTLYAALLDFLHNPFRPLDRPSLGMVQRLDRETSGVMIFSIHPRAHKELTACFTAHRVEKIYLALVQGVVAADSGEFCSYLARSRHGNRVSSVPRGGKEAVTRFRVLERFPSATLVEVEILTGRTHQIRVHFAEAGHPLLGDRLYGKASGEPRRQMLHAFRLTLPHPLTGKLLALEAPLPADMAAVLEHLRSGEAIENLALS
- a CDS encoding integration host factor subunit beta, coding for MTKSELIEQLSVNAAALNRKEAEMVVNTIFDSIGNALVGGDRVEIRGFGSFTIRERDAREARNPKSGEVVRIPSKKTPFFKTGKELRARVNVGEA
- a CDS encoding bifunctional aminoglycoside phosphotransferase/ATP-binding protein, with translation MARSGEEGKPMEEAELHQQLLSREAWPGSRGRVVCRETHASRVYLVGDHVYKVKKPVNFGFLDFSTLEKRIHFCTEEVRLNDRFAPGTYLGVGELRLAAGRVQLGGAGERVEVAVIMRRLPRARMLEHLIARNASELPAAIELVGKRIAHLHETSPVARGPATADRNQVRANWEENFRQSEPFIPALLSERAATLARRYVADFFRENGALLVNRAKAGFVRDGHGDLHSAHICLTRPIRIFDCIEFNPRFRIADTSADLSFLLMDLEFLGRHDLAAALLAGYRKGGGPDPGPRPLVTFYKVYRAWVRGKVDGLLATAPAAEGRAREGGATLARRYFNLALGYLAPRRLLLTCGLMGSGKSTLAGTLARSLGAKVFRSDLVRKELAGTIGEETAALPFGAGIYGREMTRATYQRLFDLATESAQEGTVIIDAAFTDGEARRDFLARAAARGLAPLLLYCHCPEPEARRRLVARQQQGEDPSDGRPELYSRQAAGFAAPTAAEPCITVDTTRDVDYNVQLVICQLLDGTDPR
- a CDS encoding SpoIIE family protein phosphatase; protein product: MIPVWLLAITSLLYFGLLFGVAYYADQRRAAGRSLISNAHTYSLSLAVYATSWTFYGSVGRAATSGLDFLPVYLGPTLIAFSWWFLLRKMVRVSKEQNLVSIADFISSRYGKSATLGAVVTVFAVLGIMPYIALQLKAVAHTFDLLSNPLAGPGKSLHQLPNLGFRFDTALVVALILALFGVLFGARNLDASERHEGLVAAIALESLVKIVAFVGVGIFVTFVMFDGFGDIFTDFMSRFPDRQDLLLINSGDNSYAHWVSLTFISMMAVMFLPRQFHIMVIENSDEEHIKSAMWRFPAYMFLMNLFVIPIALAGLLMYNGDTQGADYFVLTLPLQFGQPWLALLVFIGGFSASAGMVMVSSVALATMVLNHLVMPLIIRMKIEAADISGLLIIIKRLAIIAVIFLGYLYYWLLGESYALVNIGLISFMAATQFAPGLIGGLYWRHATRGGALTGLILGFILWFYTLLVPSFVRSGWLDHSILDQGLFGISFLRPLELFGLTGFDIWTHALFWTLLFNVGAFLAISLLSATSRAEAEQAIKFVDVFVPQRAPLQRERISKAPSVMEFVELMTKFIGEKQAHTAISQYLGNREIDERGSLSEYELPNLKRFTERTLAGSVGAAPARIIIENYLATRGSRMEDVFDIFGSVTLSRTSSREQLGVLYESARLVASGANLQSILDDILQLLQQQFKFDLGVIRILDDDRNTLVVQSQVGMSSEHLGESERDLNMETYIGATYLTNSTTVVNDTDFMDKAFSAVIIHREGIKSFAHTPIVIEGQPIGVLSAFSRTSKGMLTEEFIALFENLAGLIGVAWRNARQTAGLIAAREQERELQIAKNIQVSLLPDHTPDFPGIKLAGICVPASQVGGDYYDFLPRTDGRIDLVIADVSGHNVGAALIMAETRTFIHARTTDFGEVHRVMEELNEFFYADLTRAELFITMFYCSFHPETHRLTYASAGHNRPLLWRSSRGACDRLDAEGMIFGIKRQIVFEEEATDLAPGDILFLYTDGVTEAMHPDSGELFGEERLCELLAGLKDLPPEGIIEEVLRQVRTFTGLHSFQDDVSLIVMKVE
- a CDS encoding HAD family hydrolase, yielding MKPVRGIIYDCDGVLFESRAANLAYYNSVLKSFDAAPVSAADRELARICHTAASPEVFSALLGADRVTSAMVVAQGLDYRQFIPHMSPEPGLVEALATLSTFLPLAVATNRGNSMSEILSHFSLGQFFQVVITSRDVPRPKPAPDMLHLAARRLGLATEELLFVGDSELDRQAAAAAGIRFVGYKPDGENEGEGVRINAHRELVELLQSEGVLPGA
- the lgt gene encoding prolipoprotein diacylglyceryl transferase codes for the protein MPYPQIDPIIFRLGPLAVRWYGMMYLLGFVGSYFNIRYLARRRNLQLGDDQLSDLLFWGVCGVILGGRLGYTLFYNAEFYFRHPLQIFRIWEGGMSFHGGMIGVVTALAIFCMRRKLPPLLVGDIVAAATPIGLGLGRIGNFINGELWGRVSDLPWTMVFPGAGPLPRHPSQLYEAVLEGPLLWLILWYLHRRQVRPGIPMASFFLGYGAFRFLVEFFRQPDAQLGFLWGGATMGQLLSLPMIIGGLVGLLWLGKQRGGAG
- a CDS encoding STAS domain-containing protein, giving the protein MNLNIEEQGQVVRIDIREERLDAHNSGELKAEMLKLFDEGKSSIVIDLKDVRFVDSSGLGSLVSGFKNASARNGNLKLCGLQPQVKSMFELTRLHRVFEIFPAADEALASF
- a CDS encoding ATP-binding protein; this translates as MAENIEVDIKVPNQTRYLGLIGKIGEDIARTLKRYRGDREELAYQMNLVLTEAMTNAIRHANEDDPAREVHITISILNRTLSIKVYDQGQGFDVTTLPSPDFKGLNEHGRGVYIIRSIMDTVSYRRHNGGHVLEMTKLLQ